The following proteins are co-located in the Paraburkholderia phytofirmans PsJN genome:
- a CDS encoding class I SAM-dependent methyltransferase, giving the protein MKHHDQVADAFGSTAAAYLTSPTHATGADLRALAESIAATPDATVLDMGCGAGHASFAVAPHAREVVAYDIAPQMLATVEGAAKERGLANIRTQQGAAEVLPFADHSFDWVISRMSAHHWHDMPLALAEVRRVLKPGGKVLFIDIAGIDHPLLDTHIQAIELLRDGSHIRDYRADEWLALFATAGFKASIRERWRIDIEFSSWVARMRTPEPRVVAIRSMWANSPDEVRQYFDVQEDGSFKLDALMIEAQ; this is encoded by the coding sequence ATGAAGCATCACGATCAGGTCGCCGACGCCTTCGGCTCGACCGCCGCCGCCTATCTGACGAGCCCGACCCACGCCACCGGCGCCGATCTGCGCGCGCTGGCCGAATCGATCGCGGCGACGCCGGATGCGACGGTGCTCGACATGGGTTGCGGCGCGGGCCACGCGAGCTTCGCGGTCGCCCCGCACGCGCGAGAAGTGGTCGCCTATGACATCGCGCCGCAAATGCTGGCGACGGTGGAGGGCGCCGCGAAGGAGCGCGGTCTTGCCAATATCCGCACGCAGCAAGGCGCGGCCGAAGTGCTGCCGTTCGCCGATCATTCGTTCGACTGGGTGATCAGCCGGATGAGCGCGCACCACTGGCACGACATGCCGCTCGCGCTCGCCGAAGTGCGGCGTGTGCTCAAGCCGGGCGGCAAGGTGTTGTTCATCGATATCGCCGGCATCGATCATCCGCTGCTCGACACGCATATCCAGGCCATCGAGTTGTTGCGCGACGGCTCGCATATCCGCGATTACCGCGCCGACGAGTGGCTCGCGTTGTTTGCCACGGCCGGGTTCAAGGCATCGATTCGCGAGCGTTGGCGCATCGATATCGAGTTCAGTTCGTGGGTGGCGCGCATGCGCACGCCGGAACCGCGCGTGGTGGCGATCCGCTCGATGTGGGCGAATTCGCCGGATGAAGTCCGTCAATATTTCGACGTGCAGGAAGACGGCTCATTCAAGCTCGACGCGTTGATGATCGAAGCGCAATAA
- the argH gene encoding argininosuccinate lyase, translated as MTSQLHKKGEAWSARFSEPMSELVKRYTSSVFFDKRLALVDIEGSLAHASMLAAQKIIAADDLAAIQRGMAQIKGEIERGEFEWQLDLEDVHLNIEARLTALIGDAGKRLHTGRSRNDQVATDIRLWLRGEIDRIGGLLTELRTALLDMAEKNASTIMPGFTHLQVAQPVTFGHHLLAYVEMFSRDAERMIDCRKRVNRLPLGAAALAGTSYPIDRHAVAKTLGFDGICANSLDAVSDRDFAIEFTAASALVMTHVSRFSEELVLWMSPRVGFIDLADRFCTGSSIMPQKKNPDVPELARGKTGRVNGHLIALLTLMKGQPLAYNKDNQEDKEPLFDTVDTVADTLRIFAEMVAGISVKPQAMRDAALQGFSTATDLADYLVKRGLPFRDAHEAVALAVRVCADRGCDLADLTLEEMRKELPNVAHLIGEDVFSYLTLEGSVASRNHPGGTAPEQVLAAVKAARAALK; from the coding sequence ATGACGTCCCAACTGCACAAAAAAGGCGAAGCCTGGTCGGCTCGCTTCTCGGAGCCGATGTCGGAGCTTGTCAAACGCTACACGTCGTCGGTTTTCTTCGACAAGCGTCTGGCGCTCGTCGACATTGAAGGGTCGCTCGCGCACGCCTCGATGCTGGCCGCGCAAAAGATCATCGCCGCCGACGACCTCGCCGCGATTCAACGCGGCATGGCGCAGATCAAGGGCGAAATCGAGCGAGGCGAGTTCGAGTGGCAACTCGATCTGGAAGACGTGCACCTGAACATCGAAGCGCGCCTGACCGCGCTGATCGGCGATGCCGGCAAGCGGCTGCACACCGGCCGCTCGCGTAACGACCAGGTCGCGACGGATATCCGTTTGTGGCTGCGCGGCGAGATCGACCGCATCGGCGGCTTGCTGACCGAATTGCGCACCGCGCTGCTCGACATGGCGGAGAAAAACGCTTCGACCATCATGCCGGGCTTCACGCATCTGCAAGTGGCGCAGCCGGTCACGTTCGGGCATCACCTGCTCGCCTACGTCGAAATGTTCTCGCGCGACGCCGAGCGCATGATCGACTGCCGCAAGCGCGTGAACCGTCTGCCGCTCGGCGCGGCCGCGCTCGCCGGCACCAGCTATCCGATCGACCGCCACGCGGTGGCGAAGACGCTGGGTTTCGACGGCATCTGCGCGAACTCGCTCGACGCCGTGTCCGACCGCGACTTCGCGATCGAATTCACGGCGGCCTCGGCGCTCGTCATGACGCACGTCTCGCGCTTCTCCGAAGAACTCGTGCTGTGGATGAGCCCGCGTGTCGGCTTCATCGATCTGGCGGACCGCTTCTGCACCGGCTCGTCGATCATGCCGCAGAAGAAAAACCCGGACGTGCCCGAACTCGCACGCGGCAAGACCGGCCGCGTGAACGGCCATCTGATCGCGCTGCTCACGCTGATGAAAGGCCAGCCCCTCGCGTACAACAAGGACAATCAGGAAGACAAGGAGCCGCTGTTCGATACCGTCGACACGGTTGCGGATACGCTGCGCATCTTCGCTGAAATGGTCGCCGGTATTTCGGTGAAGCCGCAAGCCATGCGCGACGCCGCGCTGCAAGGCTTCTCCACGGCAACCGATCTGGCCGACTATCTGGTCAAGCGCGGCCTGCCGTTCCGCGACGCGCACGAAGCGGTGGCGCTGGCCGTGCGCGTCTGCGCGGATCGCGGCTGCGATCTGGCGGATCTGACGCTCGAGGAAATGCGCAAGGAACTGCCGAACGTCGCGCATTTGATCGGCGAGGACGTGTTCTCGTATCTGACGCTGGAAGGCTCGGTGGCGAGCCGCAATCATCCGGGCGGCACGGCGCCGGAACAGGTGCTCGCGGCGGTGAAAGCGGCACGTGCGGCGCTGAAGTAA
- a CDS encoding helix-turn-helix transcriptional regulator, which produces MTTPSSADNPPPLDATPARALGDFIRAHRERLSPQAVGLPPGPRRRTPGLRREEVAQLCGVSPTWYTWIEQGRPVSASAEALARIAVALQLSRAERAYLFELAAQRDPAEPDPAAADAPATLLETVQLVSAPAYVLDRQWNALAWNERATDLFVGWLDGAHDRNLLRYTFTEAAARELIVDWEIRARRLAAEFRADSIRHLNDAPTRALIDSLTAASDAFARFWASQDVGGREGGRREFNHPRDGRLVYDQITFKPAHREDLKLVVLVRE; this is translated from the coding sequence ATGACCACGCCGTCTTCCGCCGACAACCCGCCGCCGCTCGACGCCACCCCGGCGCGCGCGCTCGGCGACTTCATCCGCGCTCACCGTGAGCGGCTCTCGCCGCAAGCGGTCGGCTTGCCGCCAGGTCCGCGCCGCCGCACGCCAGGCTTGCGGCGCGAGGAAGTCGCGCAACTGTGCGGCGTGAGTCCGACCTGGTACACGTGGATCGAACAGGGGCGCCCGGTCTCCGCTTCCGCCGAAGCGCTCGCGCGCATCGCAGTCGCGTTGCAACTGTCGCGCGCCGAGCGGGCGTATCTGTTTGAACTGGCCGCCCAGCGCGACCCGGCGGAGCCCGATCCGGCCGCCGCCGATGCGCCCGCCACCTTGCTGGAAACCGTGCAGCTCGTGAGCGCGCCAGCCTATGTGCTCGACCGCCAATGGAATGCACTCGCGTGGAACGAGCGCGCCACGGACCTGTTCGTCGGCTGGCTGGACGGCGCGCACGACCGCAATCTGCTGCGCTACACCTTCACGGAAGCGGCCGCGCGCGAGCTGATCGTCGATTGGGAAATACGTGCGCGGCGGCTCGCCGCCGAATTCCGCGCCGACTCGATCCGCCATCTGAACGACGCGCCCACCCGCGCGCTGATCGACTCGCTTACCGCCGCGAGCGACGCGTTCGCGCGCTTCTGGGCCTCGCAGGACGTGGGCGGCCGCGAAGGCGGACGGCGCGAGTTCAACCATCCGCGCGACGGCCGCCTCGTGTATGACCAGATCACGTTCAAACCCGCGCATCGCGAAGATCTGAAACTGGTGGTGCTGGTGCGCGAATAG